From a single Candidatus Binatia bacterium genomic region:
- a CDS encoding oxidoreductase, which yields MSGAAWLITGCSTGIGREIAALALAKGHRVAVTARNPRAVEDIVAAHSDQAIACRLDVTDREQIRAAVEQTENAFGAIDVLVNNAGYGYMAALEEGEDDEVRRLFDTNYFGVVDTIKAVLPGMRARRRGHIVNMSSMTGLVANPPNVYYSSSKFALEALTEALSKEVDSFGIKVTAIEPGAFRTDWGTRSMKETATTIEDYAETVGARKELIKQFADKLPGDPAKVAAAVLKVTELEKPPLHLLLGRDVLGAFRQKIADLTATMDEWEETTKDVNFPRGE from the coding sequence GTGAGCGGCGCGGCGTGGCTCATCACGGGCTGCTCGACCGGGATCGGCCGGGAGATCGCAGCTCTCGCGCTCGCGAAGGGGCACAGGGTCGCGGTCACGGCGCGCAATCCGAGGGCCGTCGAGGACATCGTCGCGGCCCACTCCGACCAAGCGATCGCGTGTCGCCTCGACGTGACCGACCGTGAGCAGATCCGTGCGGCGGTCGAGCAGACGGAGAATGCGTTTGGCGCCATCGACGTTCTCGTGAACAATGCGGGCTACGGCTACATGGCCGCGCTGGAGGAGGGTGAGGACGACGAGGTCCGACGTCTCTTCGACACGAACTACTTCGGGGTGGTCGATACGATCAAAGCGGTGCTCCCCGGCATGCGCGCGCGACGACGCGGCCATATCGTGAACATGTCTTCGATGACCGGACTCGTCGCGAATCCGCCCAACGTCTACTACAGCTCGTCGAAGTTTGCGCTCGAGGCGCTAACCGAGGCGCTCTCGAAGGAGGTGGACTCGTTCGGAATCAAGGTGACCGCGATCGAGCCCGGGGCCTTCCGCACCGATTGGGGCACGCGCTCCATGAAGGAGACAGCAACAACGATCGAGGACTACGCGGAGACGGTCGGCGCGCGGAAGGAGCTCATCAAGCAGTTCGCCGACAAGCTTCCGGGTGATCCGGCGAAGGTCGCCGCCGCGGTTCTGAAGGTGACCGAACTCGAGAAGCCACCACTGCATCTTCTGCTGGGCCGTGACGTCCTCGGCGCCTTCCGACAGAAGATCGCGGACCTCACGGCGACGATGGACGAGTGGGAAGAGACGACGAAGGACGTGAACTTCCCCCGCGGCGAGTAG